One genomic window of Niveibacterium sp. SC-1 includes the following:
- the rfbC gene encoding dTDP-4-dehydrorhamnose 3,5-epimerase, with amino-acid sequence MNVVRTEIPEVLILEPKVFGDARGFFMESFNARTFQSCTGLDMSFVQDNHSRSGRGVLRGLHYQIEQAQGKLVRVTSGRVFDVAVDIRRSSPNFGKWVGVELSGENHRQLWVPPGFAHGFVVLSETADFLYKTTDYYAPQFEQCIRWDDPALAIAWPVENLVPQVSAKDAQGKTLAEATVFD; translated from the coding sequence ATGAATGTCGTGAGAACGGAGATCCCTGAAGTCCTCATTCTCGAACCGAAGGTGTTCGGCGATGCGCGGGGCTTCTTCATGGAAAGCTTCAACGCGCGGACTTTCCAGTCCTGCACCGGACTCGATATGTCCTTTGTGCAGGACAACCATTCGCGCTCCGGTCGGGGCGTGCTGCGTGGCCTGCACTACCAGATCGAGCAGGCCCAGGGAAAGCTTGTGCGGGTGACCAGCGGCAGGGTCTTCGACGTCGCCGTCGACATCCGCCGCAGCAGCCCGAATTTCGGCAAGTGGGTAGGGGTCGAGCTCAGCGGCGAGAACCATCGTCAGCTGTGGGTGCCGCCGGGCTTCGCGCATGGCTTTGTTGTATTGTCCGAGACCGCCGATTTCCTCTACAAGACGACGGACTACTACGCGCCGCAGTTCGAGCAGTGCATCCGCTGGGATGATCCCGCGCTTGCAATTGCCTGGCCGGTCGAGAATTTGGTGCCGCAGGTCTCAGCCAAGGACGCACAGGGCAAGACTCTCGCGGAAGCGACGGTATTTGACTGA
- a CDS encoding mannose-1-phosphate guanylyltransferase/mannose-6-phosphate isomerase, which translates to MSIQPVILSGGSGTRLWPASREQYPKQLLPLAGSDTLLQATARRLEGLVGTVVAKTLVVSNEEYRFSIAEQLRQIGQEGRVLLEPAGRNTAPALTLAALAVRDSGVDPVLLVMPADHVIADLAAFQSAILEGERLAETGAFVTFGIVPARPETGYGYIRAGGVVAGAQTGRSLQAFVEKPDAATAARYVDSGEYLWNSGIFMIKASSWLAAIEHFNPAIAQACLAAMEGAKDDGDFIRLDKTAFLAGPSDSIDYAVMERLPAAPQIGEGVVVPLSAGWSDVGAWDALWEVCDKDANGNVVRGEVMLESSENSMVLAGTRLVAGIGLKDLVIVETVDAVMVAHKDRTQDVKKIVARLKAEGRSEAASHRKVFRPWGWYDSIDSGERFQVKRIVVNPGAKLSLQMHHHRAEHWIVVKGTAEVTNGDKVFLLTENQSTYIPLGHTHRLANPGKVPLEIIEVQSGSYLGEDDIVRFEDTYGR; encoded by the coding sequence ATGAGCATTCAACCGGTGATTCTCTCGGGCGGATCTGGCACCCGTCTGTGGCCGGCATCGCGCGAGCAGTACCCGAAGCAGCTGCTGCCGTTGGCGGGTAGCGACACTCTGCTGCAGGCGACCGCGCGTCGTCTGGAGGGCCTGGTCGGCACCGTGGTAGCGAAGACCTTGGTGGTCAGCAACGAGGAGTACCGGTTTTCAATCGCGGAGCAGCTGCGCCAGATTGGACAGGAGGGTCGCGTCCTGCTCGAGCCCGCCGGCCGCAATACCGCCCCGGCCCTGACGCTGGCCGCTCTGGCGGTTCGCGACAGTGGCGTGGACCCCGTGCTGCTGGTGATGCCTGCGGACCATGTGATTGCGGATCTGGCAGCTTTTCAGTCGGCTATCCTCGAGGGCGAACGCCTTGCCGAGACCGGTGCTTTCGTGACCTTCGGTATCGTGCCCGCGCGCCCGGAGACCGGCTATGGCTACATCCGTGCAGGCGGCGTCGTTGCCGGTGCGCAGACCGGACGCAGCCTCCAGGCTTTCGTCGAGAAGCCGGATGCGGCCACCGCCGCACGCTACGTCGACAGCGGCGAATATCTCTGGAACAGCGGCATCTTCATGATCAAGGCCTCGAGTTGGCTGGCTGCGATCGAGCACTTCAACCCGGCGATTGCGCAAGCCTGTCTGGCAGCAATGGAAGGCGCCAAGGACGACGGCGATTTCATCCGGCTCGACAAGACAGCGTTCCTGGCCGGGCCGTCGGATTCGATCGACTACGCGGTGATGGAAAGGCTCCCTGCCGCGCCGCAGATCGGAGAGGGCGTGGTCGTGCCGCTTTCGGCTGGCTGGTCGGACGTCGGCGCTTGGGACGCCTTGTGGGAAGTCTGCGACAAGGACGCCAACGGCAATGTGGTGCGCGGCGAAGTCATGCTCGAATCCAGCGAGAACAGCATGGTCCTCGCCGGTACGCGCCTGGTGGCCGGGATTGGGCTGAAAGACCTCGTGATCGTCGAGACGGTTGACGCGGTAATGGTCGCGCACAAGGACCGTACGCAGGACGTGAAGAAGATCGTGGCGCGCCTGAAGGCAGAGGGGCGCAGCGAGGCGGCGAGCCACCGCAAGGTCTTCCGGCCCTGGGGCTGGTATGACTCCATCGACAGCGGCGAGCGCTTCCAGGTCAAGCGCATCGTGGTCAATCCGGGTGCCAAGCTTTCACTACAGATGCACCACCACCGTGCCGAGCATTGGATCGTGGTCAAGGGCACGGCCGAAGTTACCAACGGTGACAAGGTGTTCCTGCTGACGGAGAACCAGTCGACCTACATTCCCCTTGGCCACACCCACCGCCTCGCCAACCCGGGCAAGGTGCCGCTGGAAATCATCGAAGTGCAGTCGGGTTCCTATCTGGGTGAAGACGACATCGTGCGTTTCGAAGACACGTACGGTCGCTAA
- a CDS encoding HDOD domain-containing protein, translated as MTSLQDARRLGAAGLVAQIRERDMPAFGRTVDSIRDLAEDEKASATTLAEIILRDAALTTKVLKLANSAFFNPARAPINTVSRALVVLGFDAVANMALSLMLIDALLGSGVRERVVAEMARSFHAAVQARTIASLRGDPNPEEVFISALLGKVGEMAFWCFGDEAAQSLDAALSTGVPPEVAEQNVLGFRLRQVTAGLVREWRIGGLLSSLIERGEQAGTREASVAMAQSLARAAEAGWESNAARDVMARIEKHVDRPLDELLPMFAQNALAAAQAASSYGAPEAARLIPTLGARSIEEEPGEDEPAGPNPALQLKILRDLSMLIASKPNLNELLTLALEGIYRGIGMDRALFAMVSADRQQLAGKGALGNGGSALCRAFQFTLDGAPGELINSVILRHEQFCVGHAFEAPVRLDRLTRAGGMAPFAIAPIMVQGRAIGCFYADRVKPEPLSDDDAQSFLLFVQQASLGFEHLIGRGARG; from the coding sequence ATGACGAGTTTGCAGGACGCGCGCCGCTTGGGGGCTGCTGGCCTGGTGGCCCAGATCCGAGAGCGTGACATGCCCGCTTTCGGGCGAACGGTGGACTCGATCCGCGACCTGGCCGAGGACGAGAAGGCTTCTGCAACGACACTGGCAGAGATCATCCTGCGCGACGCGGCGCTCACCACCAAGGTGCTCAAGCTCGCGAACAGTGCCTTCTTCAATCCGGCCCGGGCGCCGATCAACACAGTGAGCCGCGCCCTGGTGGTGCTGGGCTTCGATGCGGTCGCCAACATGGCGCTGTCGCTCATGCTGATTGACGCGCTGCTGGGGAGCGGTGTGCGCGAGCGGGTCGTGGCCGAAATGGCGCGTTCGTTCCACGCCGCGGTGCAGGCGCGCACGATCGCGAGCCTGCGTGGCGATCCGAACCCCGAGGAGGTCTTTATCAGCGCGCTGCTCGGCAAAGTGGGTGAGATGGCGTTCTGGTGCTTCGGCGATGAGGCGGCCCAGTCGCTGGATGCCGCGCTTTCCACCGGCGTGCCACCGGAGGTCGCCGAGCAGAACGTGCTGGGCTTCCGCCTGCGCCAGGTTACGGCGGGGCTGGTTCGCGAATGGCGTATCGGCGGTTTGCTCAGCAGCCTCATCGAGCGCGGCGAACAGGCGGGAACCCGCGAAGCCAGCGTCGCCATGGCCCAATCCCTGGCGCGCGCCGCCGAAGCGGGTTGGGAATCGAACGCGGCGCGCGACGTCATGGCACGGATCGAGAAGCATGTCGACCGGCCGCTGGACGAACTCCTCCCGATGTTCGCGCAGAACGCGTTGGCGGCCGCCCAGGCGGCCAGCAGCTACGGCGCCCCGGAAGCCGCTCGCCTGATCCCGACGCTGGGCGCACGCAGCATCGAGGAGGAGCCCGGCGAAGACGAGCCTGCCGGCCCCAACCCCGCCCTGCAGCTGAAAATCCTGCGTGATCTGTCGATGCTGATCGCGAGCAAGCCGAACCTGAACGAATTGCTCACGCTGGCCCTGGAGGGCATCTATCGTGGCATCGGCATGGACCGGGCGCTGTTTGCGATGGTCTCGGCCGACCGCCAGCAACTCGCCGGCAAGGGGGCGCTCGGCAACGGGGGGAGCGCGCTCTGCCGGGCCTTCCAGTTCACGCTGGATGGTGCTCCGGGCGAGCTCATCAACAGCGTGATCCTGCGCCACGAGCAGTTCTGCGTCGGCCATGCCTTCGAGGCTCCGGTACGCCTGGATCGCCTGACCCGCGCCGGCGGCATGGCGCCCTTTGCGATCGCGCCGATCATGGTGCAGGGACGCGCGATCGGCTGCTTCTACGCCGACAGGGTCAAGCCGGAGCCGCTGTCCGACGACGACGCCCAGAGCTTCCTGTTGTTCGTGCAGCAGGCTTCTCTCGGGTTCGAGCACCTCATCGGGCGCGGCGCACGGGGCTGA
- the argJ gene encoding bifunctional glutamate N-acetyltransferase/amino-acid acetyltransferase ArgJ: MPVNLNPPLASDLLPVAGVRLGVAEAGIRKANRKDVTLIELAPGSRAAGVFTLNRFCAAPVQVCREHIADADIRALVINTGIANAGTGELGLANARATCEAVAAAFGIQTQQVLPFSTGVILEHLPMDRLVAGLPKAKADLRADGWFDAAHGIMTTDTVAKVASRRIQLGGKTVTLTGMSKGAGMIKPNMATMLGFLATDAAVAPELLRALVKEAADLSFNSVTVDGDTSTNDSFILIATGASGASEITDAGSADFATLRAAVVDLSIWLAQAIVRDGEGATKFMSIVVEGGRDRDECRKVGYAVAHSPLVKTAFFASDPNLGRILAAIGYAGIADLDVAALKVWLGNGSEEVLVAELGGRAASYDEAAGARIMKSAEIGIRIDLARGKTGATVWTCDFSYDYVKINADYRS; this comes from the coding sequence ATGCCCGTGAATCTGAATCCGCCCCTCGCATCCGATCTGCTGCCGGTCGCCGGCGTCCGACTCGGCGTGGCGGAGGCGGGCATCCGAAAGGCCAACCGCAAGGACGTGACGCTCATCGAGCTGGCGCCCGGTTCGCGCGCCGCGGGCGTGTTTACCCTCAATCGTTTCTGCGCCGCACCGGTGCAGGTCTGCCGCGAACACATCGCCGACGCGGACATCCGCGCCCTGGTCATCAACACCGGCATCGCGAACGCAGGCACCGGAGAATTGGGCCTCGCCAACGCGCGCGCCACCTGCGAAGCGGTGGCCGCGGCGTTCGGCATCCAGACGCAGCAGGTCCTGCCGTTTTCCACCGGGGTGATCCTTGAGCACCTGCCCATGGATCGCCTGGTCGCCGGCCTGCCCAAGGCCAAGGCCGACCTGCGCGCCGACGGCTGGTTCGACGCCGCCCACGGCATCATGACCACCGACACGGTCGCCAAGGTCGCCTCGCGCCGGATCCAGCTCGGCGGCAAGACGGTGACGCTCACCGGCATGTCCAAGGGCGCCGGCATGATCAAGCCGAACATGGCGACGATGTTGGGCTTCCTCGCCACCGATGCTGCGGTGGCGCCCGAGTTGCTGCGCGCACTGGTGAAGGAAGCCGCGGATCTGTCCTTCAACAGCGTGACGGTCGATGGCGACACCTCCACCAACGACTCCTTCATCCTGATCGCGACCGGCGCCAGCGGTGCGTCCGAGATCACCGACGCGGGCTCCGCGGATTTCGCCACCTTGCGCGCCGCAGTCGTCGATCTTTCGATCTGGCTCGCCCAGGCGATTGTTCGCGATGGCGAAGGCGCGACCAAGTTCATGAGCATCGTCGTGGAAGGCGGCCGCGATCGCGATGAGTGCCGCAAGGTCGGCTACGCCGTGGCGCATTCGCCGCTGGTGAAGACGGCCTTCTTCGCCTCCGACCCCAACCTCGGCCGCATCCTGGCGGCAATTGGCTACGCCGGCATCGCTGACCTGGATGTGGCAGCGCTCAAGGTCTGGCTCGGCAATGGCAGCGAAGAGGTGCTGGTGGCGGAGCTGGGCGGTCGTGCGGCGAGTTACGACGAAGCGGCCGGCGCGCGCATCATGAAGTCCGCCGAGATCGGTATCCGCATCGACCTCGCCCGAGGCAAGACCGGCGCGACCGTATGGACCTGCGACTTCTCCTACGACTACGTGAAGATCAACGCCGACTACCGCAGCTGA
- the apaG gene encoding Co2+/Mg2+ efflux protein ApaG has protein sequence MPPVPGRNILVLAVAQFISEQSDPDAGRYVFTYRVTIRNEGETPAQLINRHWIITDASGQVQEVRGRGVIGEQPRLEPGEAFEYTSGCVLETPVGTMHGTYQMRTDEGEQFDAVIPEFVLAAPSQLH, from the coding sequence ATGCCCCCCGTACCCGGACGCAACATTCTGGTCCTCGCCGTCGCCCAGTTCATCTCCGAGCAATCGGATCCCGATGCGGGCCGCTATGTGTTCACCTACCGGGTGACAATACGCAACGAGGGCGAAACACCTGCCCAGCTGATCAACCGCCACTGGATCATCACCGACGCCAGCGGCCAGGTGCAGGAAGTGCGCGGCCGCGGCGTGATCGGCGAGCAACCGCGGCTGGAGCCGGGCGAAGCCTTCGAATACACCAGCGGCTGTGTGCTCGAAACGCCCGTCGGCACCATGCATGGCACTTACCAGATGCGTACCGACGAAGGCGAACAGTTCGACGCGGTGATCCCTGAGTTCGTTCTCGCTGCGCCCAGCCAGTTGCACTGA
- the rpe gene encoding ribulose-phosphate 3-epimerase — translation MSYRIAPSILSADFARLGEEVNHVIAAGADWIHFDVMDNHYVPNLTIGPLVCEALRPVTQAHIDVHLMVEPVDALIPMFAKAGANSITFHPEASRHVDRTLALIRDHGCMAGLVFNPATRLDWMDHVMDRLDMILLMSVNPGFGGQSFIPETLEKLAAARERVSEWEVRTGKRILVEVDGGVKADNIAQIARAGADTFVAGSAVFGAARAEDPNRYDTVIAAMRGELARARERD, via the coding sequence GTGAGCTACCGCATCGCACCCAGCATCCTGTCGGCCGACTTTGCGCGCCTGGGCGAGGAGGTCAATCATGTCATCGCCGCGGGCGCGGACTGGATCCATTTCGACGTGATGGACAACCACTACGTCCCCAACCTCACCATCGGTCCGCTCGTCTGCGAGGCACTGCGTCCGGTCACGCAGGCGCACATCGATGTGCACCTGATGGTCGAGCCGGTGGACGCCCTGATACCGATGTTCGCCAAGGCGGGCGCCAACTCGATCACCTTCCATCCGGAAGCCTCGCGCCACGTGGATCGCACCCTGGCCCTGATCCGCGACCACGGTTGCATGGCCGGTCTCGTCTTCAACCCGGCCACACGCCTGGACTGGATGGACCACGTCATGGACCGTCTGGACATGATCCTCCTGATGTCGGTGAACCCCGGCTTCGGCGGTCAGAGCTTCATCCCCGAGACGCTCGAGAAGCTCGCTGCCGCACGCGAGCGGGTGAGCGAGTGGGAAGTGCGTACTGGCAAGAGAATTCTGGTCGAGGTCGATGGCGGGGTGAAGGCCGACAACATCGCGCAGATCGCCCGTGCGGGGGCGGACACCTTCGTGGCGGGCTCGGCGGTCTTCGGCGCCGCCCGCGCGGAAGACCCCAATCGCTACGACACAGTGATCGCGGCGATGCGCGGCGAACTCGCCCGCGCACGGGAGCGCGACTGA
- a CDS encoding phosphoglycolate phosphatase → MARFDVEAVLFDLDGTLLDTLPDLFNASNAMLAELGHAPRSLDEIRRFVGKGMPNLVMRCLTEDRVASEGAVEAAIPVYKRHYAAINGDAARIYDGVEPTLLALAQQGIQLGCVTNKPADFTVPLLERVGLARYFGAIIGGDSLPQKKPHPAPLLRACEILGVPSGRALMVGDSANDAEAALAAGMPVLLMTYGYSEGRPVDTIECDGLVSAFPELLRHIGRASAGTSHS, encoded by the coding sequence ATGGCCCGCTTCGACGTCGAGGCGGTGCTCTTTGACCTGGACGGCACGCTGCTCGACACGCTGCCGGATCTCTTCAACGCCTCCAACGCGATGCTGGCCGAACTGGGTCATGCGCCGCGCTCGCTCGACGAGATCCGCCGCTTTGTCGGCAAGGGCATGCCCAATCTGGTGATGCGCTGCCTGACCGAAGACCGCGTCGCCTCCGAGGGCGCGGTCGAAGCGGCGATCCCGGTCTACAAGCGCCACTACGCCGCCATCAACGGCGACGCAGCGCGCATCTACGACGGTGTTGAACCCACGCTACTCGCTCTGGCGCAACAGGGCATCCAACTCGGCTGCGTGACCAACAAGCCGGCCGACTTCACCGTGCCGCTGCTTGAGCGCGTCGGCCTGGCGCGCTACTTCGGCGCGATCATCGGCGGCGACAGCCTGCCGCAGAAGAAGCCGCACCCCGCGCCCCTGCTGCGTGCCTGCGAAATCCTGGGGGTCCCTTCGGGTCGCGCGCTGATGGTCGGCGACTCCGCCAACGATGCCGAAGCCGCCCTGGCGGCGGGCATGCCGGTGCTCCTGATGACCTACGGCTACAGCGAGGGCCGGCCGGTGGACACCATCGAATGCGACGGGTTAGTATCGGCGTTCCCTGAGCTGCTGCGCCATATCGGGCGCGCCTCGGCGGGTACATCCCACTCATGA
- the trpE gene encoding anthranilate synthase component I, protein MTESEFLALAEQGYNRIPVTLETFADLDTPLSIYLKLANEPNTYLLESVQGGERFGRYSIIGLRANTRLEAYGRSALLVSNDRIVERRDYGDPLAYVGEFMQRIKVPPRAGLPRYCGGLVGCFGYDTVRYIEPRLAKHEPEDELETPDIVLLLSEEIAIVDNLSGKLTLVVYAEPEVPGAFKRAQRRLKELLGRLREPVEIPPDTQTDPKPVVSAFGEAGYKAAVERAKQYIVDGDIMQVVLSQRMSKPFAATPLALYRALRTLNPSPYMFYFNFEDFQVVGASPEILVKLEEGTVTVRPIAGTRPRGATPEEDLAYEKDLLTDQKELAEHLQLLDLGRNDVGRVAKTGTVKVTSQYEIERYSHVMHIVSQVEGKLPETGDKRAAALAVLRAAFPAGTVSGAPKVRAMEIIDELEPVKRGIYSGAVGYVGFDGELDVAIAIRTAVIKDGQLHVQAGAGIVADSNPDSEWQETLNKARAVLRAAEMAERGLDTRYG, encoded by the coding sequence ATGACCGAATCCGAATTCCTCGCGCTCGCGGAGCAGGGCTATAACCGTATTCCTGTGACGCTCGAGACCTTTGCCGATCTCGACACGCCGCTCTCCATCTACCTGAAGCTCGCCAACGAGCCCAACACCTACCTGCTCGAATCCGTGCAGGGCGGCGAGCGCTTCGGCCGCTACTCCATCATCGGCCTGCGCGCCAACACCCGGCTCGAAGCCTACGGTCGCTCGGCGCTGCTGGTCTCCAATGACCGCATCGTCGAACGCCGCGACTACGGCGATCCACTCGCCTACGTGGGCGAGTTCATGCAGCGTATCAAGGTGCCGCCGCGTGCCGGACTGCCGCGCTACTGCGGTGGGCTCGTCGGCTGTTTCGGCTATGACACGGTGCGCTATATCGAGCCGCGCCTGGCCAAGCACGAGCCCGAGGACGAACTGGAAACGCCGGACATCGTCCTGCTGCTCTCCGAAGAGATCGCGATCGTCGACAACCTCTCCGGCAAGCTGACCCTGGTGGTCTACGCGGAGCCGGAAGTCCCCGGTGCCTTCAAGCGCGCGCAGCGCAGGCTCAAGGAGCTGCTGGGCCGCCTGCGCGAGCCGGTGGAGATCCCGCCGGATACGCAGACCGACCCCAAGCCTGTCGTATCCGCGTTCGGTGAGGCCGGCTACAAGGCGGCAGTGGAGCGTGCCAAGCAGTACATCGTCGACGGCGACATCATGCAGGTGGTGCTCTCGCAGCGCATGAGCAAGCCGTTCGCGGCCACGCCGCTGGCGCTCTACCGCGCGCTGCGTACGCTCAACCCCAGCCCCTACATGTTCTATTTCAACTTCGAGGACTTCCAGGTCGTGGGCGCCTCGCCCGAGATCCTGGTCAAGCTCGAAGAGGGCACGGTCACCGTGCGTCCGATCGCCGGCACGCGTCCGCGCGGTGCCACGCCGGAAGAAGATCTGGCGTATGAGAAAGACCTGCTGACCGATCAGAAGGAGCTGGCCGAACACCTGCAACTCCTCGACCTCGGCCGCAACGACGTCGGCCGCGTGGCGAAGACCGGCACCGTCAAGGTGACCTCGCAGTACGAGATCGAGCGCTATTCGCATGTCATGCACATCGTCTCGCAGGTCGAGGGCAAGTTGCCGGAGACCGGGGACAAGCGTGCCGCCGCGCTCGCGGTGTTGCGCGCGGCCTTCCCGGCCGGCACGGTCTCAGGCGCGCCGAAGGTGCGTGCGATGGAGATCATCGACGAGCTCGAACCGGTCAAGCGCGGCATCTACTCGGGAGCGGTCGGCTACGTTGGCTTCGACGGCGAGCTCGATGTCGCGATCGCGATCCGCACCGCGGTGATCAAGGACGGGCAGCTGCACGTCCAAGCGGGCGCCGGCATCGTCGCGGATTCGAATCCCGACTCCGAGTGGCAGGAGACCCTGAACAAGGCGCGCGCCGTCCTGCGTGCCGCCGAGATGGCCGAGCGCGGCCTCGACACCCGCTACGGCTGA
- a CDS encoding 2OG-Fe(II) oxygenase, protein MDALVSPEWQQWLRENVARGCSPESMVKAMTEGGYGAEPARRLVAFALKRGVAQEAVPAAQPVYRYEPPRLVLDGHAVVLDGQTIRVSMRVEQPRVMVFDDLLSAQECEQLIADSRAQLRRSTIVDPASGEEAVITARTSEGTSFQRGANPLVARIEARLAALMQAPVEHGEGLQILHYNQSGEYRPHYDYFPPQDSGSARHLAKGGQRIATLIMYLNDVDAGGETIFPKIGLSVTPRRGSAVYFEYFNSHGEVDPATLHGGAPVTRGEKWIATKWLRERPYV, encoded by the coding sequence ATGGATGCGCTGGTTTCTCCCGAGTGGCAGCAATGGCTGCGCGAAAACGTGGCACGCGGCTGTTCGCCCGAGTCGATGGTCAAGGCGATGACCGAGGGCGGCTACGGCGCCGAGCCAGCGCGCCGGCTGGTGGCGTTCGCGCTCAAGCGCGGTGTCGCGCAGGAGGCCGTGCCGGCCGCCCAGCCGGTCTACCGCTACGAACCGCCCCGGCTGGTGCTCGACGGGCACGCAGTGGTGCTCGACGGCCAGACGATCCGCGTCTCCATGCGGGTCGAACAGCCGCGGGTCATGGTCTTCGACGACCTGCTGTCGGCCCAGGAGTGCGAGCAGTTGATCGCCGACTCCCGCGCCCAGCTCAGGCGCTCGACCATCGTCGATCCGGCGAGCGGCGAGGAGGCCGTGATCACCGCGCGCACGAGCGAGGGCACGAGCTTCCAGCGCGGGGCCAACCCGCTGGTGGCACGCATCGAGGCGCGCCTGGCGGCCCTGATGCAGGCGCCGGTCGAGCATGGCGAAGGCCTGCAGATCCTCCACTACAACCAGTCGGGCGAATACCGGCCGCACTACGACTACTTTCCGCCGCAGGACTCCGGCAGCGCGCGCCATCTCGCCAAGGGCGGGCAGCGCATCGCGACGCTGATCATGTACCTGAACGACGTGGATGCCGGCGGCGAGACGATCTTTCCGAAGATCGGGCTGTCGGTCACGCCGCGCCGGGGCTCCGCCGTGTACTTCGAATACTTCAATTCGCACGGCGAGGTCGATCCGGCGACGCTGCATGGTGGCGCGCCGGTGACGCGTGGTGAGAAATGGATTGCGACCAAGTGGCTGCGCGAACGTCCCTACGTCTGA
- a CDS encoding aminodeoxychorismate/anthranilate synthase component II yields MLLMIDNYDSFTYNLVQYFGELGADVRVYRNDAITVEQIEALKPERIVVSPGPCSPAEAGISVAAIKHFAGKLPILGVCLGHQSIGAAFGGKIVHAQKLMHGKTSPIEHKDTGVFRGLPQPFTATRYHSLAIERESCPDCLEVTAWTADGEIMGVRHKTLAIEGVQFHPESIATEGGHQLLKNFLES; encoded by the coding sequence ATGCTGCTGATGATCGACAACTACGACAGCTTCACCTATAACCTGGTCCAGTACTTCGGCGAGCTGGGTGCCGACGTGCGCGTGTATCGCAACGACGCGATCACCGTCGAGCAGATCGAGGCGCTCAAGCCCGAACGCATCGTCGTCTCGCCCGGCCCGTGCTCGCCGGCGGAAGCCGGCATCTCGGTGGCGGCGATCAAGCACTTCGCCGGCAAGCTGCCCATCCTGGGCGTCTGCCTGGGTCACCAGTCCATCGGTGCGGCCTTCGGCGGGAAAATCGTGCATGCGCAGAAGCTCATGCACGGCAAGACCTCGCCGATCGAGCACAAGGACACCGGCGTGTTCCGCGGCTTGCCGCAGCCCTTCACTGCGACCCGCTACCACTCGCTCGCGATCGAGCGCGAGAGCTGCCCCGACTGCCTGGAAGTGACCGCCTGGACCGCCGACGGCGAGATCATGGGCGTGCGCCACAAGACGCTGGCGATCGAGGGGGTGCAGTTCCACCCCGAGTCGATCGCCACCGAAGGCGGCCACCAGCTGCTCAAGAACTTCCTCGAGAGCTGA
- a CDS encoding tautomerase family protein yields MAQVKIHGLRHRLAPRREAVSQTIHACVMEVLGMPADKRAHRFFHFEAEDFLAPGGRSEDYTILEIMLISGRTVETRKRLVRRLFERFESELGIAPVDLEITLIESEAANWGFRGLHGDEAQLSYAIKV; encoded by the coding sequence ATGGCCCAGGTCAAGATCCACGGCTTGCGCCACCGCCTTGCGCCGCGTCGCGAGGCGGTCTCGCAGACCATCCACGCCTGCGTGATGGAAGTGCTGGGCATGCCCGCCGACAAGCGCGCCCACCGCTTCTTCCATTTCGAGGCCGAGGACTTCCTCGCGCCGGGCGGCCGCAGCGAGGACTACACCATCCTCGAGATCATGCTGATCAGCGGGCGCACGGTGGAGACCCGCAAGCGTCTGGTGCGGCGCCTCTTCGAGCGTTTCGAGTCCGAGCTGGGCATCGCCCCGGTCGATCTGGAAATCACGCTGATCGAGAGCGAAGCCGCCAACTGGGGCTTCCGTGGCCTGCACGGCGACGAAGCCCAACTGTCCTATGCGATCAAGGTTTAG